From the genome of Miscanthus floridulus cultivar M001 chromosome 10, ASM1932011v1, whole genome shotgun sequence, one region includes:
- the LOC136488911 gene encoding uncharacterized protein has protein sequence MVQSSQFYGLPSKDTSAYLQHFLELYDTIVIKDVAPASIRVCLFPFSLTGKAKQWFHKEKKALTISTRVHPRGMGKLQEYIHACPHHGIEDWLRLQNFYEGFMPMSKGHIDATARGAFLSLIIDGAKGLIEKMVANES, from the exons ATGGTGCAGTCAAGCCAGTTCTATGGTTTGCCAAGCAAGGACACAAGTGCTTACTTGCAACACTTCCTAGAGCTGTACGACACCATCGTCATCAAAGATGTCGCACCAGCTAGCATCAGGGTCtgtctgtttcccttctccctcacgGGGAAGGCGAAACAATGGTTTCACAAGGAGAAGAAAGCTCTCA caatctcCACTCGAGTCCATCCCCGAGGCATGGGAAAGCTGCAGGAGTACATCCACGCCTGCCCGCACCACGGAATAGAGGACTGGCTTAGGCTCCAGAACTTCTATGAGGGGTTTATGCCCATGTCGAAGGGGCACATAGATGCTACTGCTAGAGGAGCATTCCTCTCCCTCATCATTGATGGAGCTAAGGGTCTCATCGAGAAGATGGTGGCAAATGAGAGCTAG